A stretch of the Methylacidiphilum caldifontis genome encodes the following:
- the mobB gene encoding molybdopterin-guanine dinucleotide biosynthesis protein B yields the protein MTVFGFVGRSGCGKTTLICKLIRYFSSNGLRVGAFKHAHKGFQLDYPGKDSYSLKEAGASAVCLLSGNQSAMIFDYGCPQEMIFQQLVKFLNTLGCDILFIEGLKKEGHFPKLCFVERVEESELSLKEVVGCVGLITQTKESKDFWENKPVFFRDDVSAISSFILHWINPSL from the coding sequence GTGACGGTCTTTGGTTTTGTTGGCAGAAGTGGATGTGGAAAGACTACTCTGATATGTAAACTCATAAGATATTTTTCTTCCAATGGATTAAGGGTAGGAGCCTTCAAACATGCCCATAAAGGATTTCAGTTAGATTATCCCGGGAAAGACAGTTACAGCTTAAAAGAAGCAGGAGCTTCGGCTGTCTGTCTTCTATCTGGCAATCAGTCGGCGATGATTTTCGATTATGGTTGTCCCCAGGAAATGATTTTTCAGCAGTTAGTTAAGTTTTTGAATACTTTGGGCTGCGACATTCTTTTCATTGAGGGACTTAAAAAAGAAGGTCATTTTCCTAAATTATGTTTTGTGGAAAGAGTTGAAGAATCAGAGCTGTCTTTGAAAGAAGTAGTCGGTTGTGTGGGACTGATAACCCAGACAAAAGAGTCGAAAGACTTTTGGGAAAATAAGCCGGTCTTTTTTAGGGATGACGTTTCGGCTATA
- the mobA gene encoding molybdenum cofactor guanylyltransferase MobA, producing MQTNIDGVVLCGGKATRMGGIEKGLLDFKGKPLFVYSAEKLSPRVNTLWISANRSLEKYGCYGWPVVKDSMENCGPLGGIYTVLKQMNASFLLTVPCDCPFFEERFDVALKEKLFSSSSTVAYVWDGTRDQYLFALFKKSVLAQLEKYLVEGGRKVARFYQFVQALKVDLSQYSESFYNINYLVDLEEAVRKR from the coding sequence ATGCAGACCAATATCGATGGTGTAGTTCTATGTGGGGGAAAGGCAACTCGTATGGGAGGCATCGAAAAGGGACTTTTAGATTTTAAAGGAAAACCCCTTTTTGTTTATAGTGCTGAAAAACTTTCTCCAAGGGTAAATACACTATGGATAAGTGCTAATCGCTCCTTGGAAAAGTATGGCTGTTATGGTTGGCCAGTTGTTAAAGATAGCATGGAAAACTGTGGTCCTTTAGGTGGAATATATACCGTTCTCAAACAGATGAACGCATCCTTCCTGTTAACTGTCCCTTGTGATTGCCCTTTTTTTGAAGAAAGATTCGATGTTGCCCTTAAGGAAAAGCTTTTTTCTTCCTCCTCAACTGTTGCTTATGTTTGGGATGGAACAAGGGACCAATATCTTTTTGCGCTTTTTAAAAAATCGGTGTTAGCCCAGCTTGAAAAATACTTGGTTGAGGGAGGGCGGAAAGTCGCTCGTTTTTATCAATTTGTGCAAGCCCTCAAAGTTGATTTGAGTCAATACTCGGAAAGCTTTTACAATATCAACTACTTGGTTGATCTAGAGGAAGCTGTAAGAAAACGGTAG
- a CDS encoding histidinol-phosphatase HisJ family protein — MIFDYHLHTPLCGHAVGEPYLYVQKAIEKGLIEIGFSDHNPMPYHFDDWRMRLDQLDEYIGLVEETRKKFPQYPIRLGLECDFILGFEEHIRDLSSRAPWDYLIGAVHYISRDWDIDNPSKLDRWKKTDIEATWTEYFSLYTKMACSGLFDFLAHPDLIKKFNHKPSRDLASFYEEALTAMADHHLAFEINTAGLRKPVKEIYPEKRFLEIAYKKNIPILISSDAHDPNEVGQDFDLALDLVREVGYRELTMFKSRKKIVFPL, encoded by the coding sequence ATGATTTTTGATTATCATCTTCATACTCCACTTTGTGGGCATGCGGTAGGGGAGCCCTATCTGTATGTTCAAAAAGCAATTGAAAAAGGCTTAATCGAAATCGGTTTTTCTGATCATAATCCGATGCCTTATCATTTTGATGATTGGAGAATGCGTCTTGATCAGCTAGACGAATATATTGGGCTTGTTGAAGAAACACGAAAAAAATTTCCACAATATCCTATACGACTTGGTCTAGAATGTGATTTCATTCTCGGGTTTGAGGAACACATCCGCGATTTATCATCTCGAGCTCCTTGGGATTATCTTATTGGGGCTGTTCATTACATCTCTAGGGATTGGGATATTGATAATCCTTCTAAATTAGACAGATGGAAGAAGACCGACATCGAAGCCACCTGGACTGAGTATTTTTCTTTGTATACGAAAATGGCTTGTTCAGGGCTTTTCGACTTTTTGGCTCATCCCGATTTAATCAAAAAGTTTAATCATAAACCCAGTCGAGATCTTGCTTCTTTTTATGAAGAAGCCCTTACAGCTATGGCTGACCATCATCTGGCTTTTGAAATCAACACCGCAGGATTGAGAAAACCAGTTAAAGAGATTTATCCAGAAAAACGATTTTTGGAAATAGCTTATAAAAAAAATATTCCTATTTTGATCAGTTCAGATGCTCATGATCCGAATGAAGTGGGGCAGGATTTTGATTTAGCCCTGGATCTTGTCAGGGAGGTGGGTTACAGGGAATTGACGATGTTTAAATCAAGAAAAAAAATTGTTTTTCCTTTGTAA
- a CDS encoding aminotransferase class V-fold PLP-dependent enzyme, with amino-acid sequence MMMNCSLEDILSKENIRNALFPVTRNRVFLAHAAVSPLPAPTAEKISAAAFEASDWSQETESFFQTITEARETAAKLLMAKASEIALLGPTALGLNLVANGLPWKPGDEVVYYPDDYPTNVYPWKNLEKFGVKTVPLYPEEPGKITLPLVLKALSSKTKLVALASCHYLSGYLLDYQEMGEALHKRGILFSLDGIQSLGASMMDSRYFDFLSADSHKWLLGPLGAGIFYCKESLQDYLSPTLLGAWNIKSPDFIAQEKIEMERGARRYESGALYALGIVGMQTSMELLLAIGINKIRERILFLHQYLWENLCRVGWKCLSEGFPLERRSGIISAFAPGVDPQGILARLKSQGVVVSFRMDRNKNWYLRFAPHFYNTEEDIDRVIEILAYKE; translated from the coding sequence ATGATGATGAACTGTTCGCTTGAAGATATTCTTTCAAAAGAAAATATAAGAAATGCACTTTTTCCGGTTACGCGAAATAGGGTGTTTCTGGCTCATGCTGCGGTCTCCCCTTTGCCTGCTCCTACAGCTGAAAAGATTTCCGCTGCGGCTTTTGAAGCTTCGGATTGGAGTCAAGAAACCGAATCATTTTTTCAAACCATTACTGAGGCAAGAGAAACAGCAGCTAAGCTGCTTATGGCTAAAGCTTCGGAGATAGCCCTTTTAGGTCCAACTGCTCTTGGGCTAAACTTAGTCGCTAATGGGTTACCCTGGAAGCCAGGTGATGAAGTCGTCTATTATCCGGATGATTATCCTACTAACGTTTATCCATGGAAAAATCTTGAAAAGTTTGGTGTTAAGACTGTTCCCCTGTATCCCGAAGAACCAGGGAAAATTACTTTACCTTTGGTTCTTAAGGCCTTGAGTTCCAAAACCAAACTTGTGGCTTTGGCAAGTTGTCATTATCTTTCAGGCTATCTCCTCGATTACCAGGAAATGGGCGAAGCACTCCATAAAAGGGGTATATTATTTAGCCTGGATGGAATACAATCTTTAGGGGCTTCTATGATGGATTCCAGGTATTTTGATTTTCTTAGCGCAGACTCACATAAGTGGCTTTTGGGTCCCCTTGGAGCGGGAATTTTTTATTGCAAGGAATCTCTACAGGATTACTTGAGTCCAACTCTTTTGGGAGCTTGGAACATCAAATCTCCGGATTTTATTGCTCAGGAAAAGATAGAAATGGAAAGAGGTGCGCGCAGATATGAAAGTGGAGCTCTCTATGCTTTAGGGATAGTAGGAATGCAAACTTCAATGGAACTTCTTCTTGCTATCGGCATTAACAAGATAAGGGAAAGAATTCTTTTTCTGCATCAATATCTTTGGGAAAATCTTTGTCGAGTAGGTTGGAAATGTCTCTCTGAAGGTTTTCCACTCGAGAGACGTTCAGGTATAATTTCTGCCTTCGCTCCAGGAGTTGATCCTCAGGGAATTCTTGCCAGATTAAAATCCCAGGGAGTAGTGGTTTCTTTTCGAATGGATAGAAATAAAAATTGGTATCTTCGATTTGCCCCCCATTTTTATAATACCGAAGAGGATATTGATAGGGTAATTGAAATATTAGCTTACAAGGAATAA
- the nifS gene encoding cysteine desulfurase NifS: MRLIYLDNNATTPVDPEVLKEMVPFFSVYYGNPSSPHRLGQEAKQYVKKARNAIARFLCCQEEEIVFTSCGTESNNAAILSALRTTGKKRIVTTSTEHSAIQELCLDLEKRGVEIDKMAVNSLGLIDLEELEKKINEHTAIVSVMWANNETGVIFPVEQIAKICKERGVLFHTDAVQAIGKIPIDLSQVPIDFLSLTGHKFYAPKGIGVLFVRKGSPFEPLIRGGSQEMRRRAGTENVPSIVGMGKAIAILSQRMDEENKRIRALRDLLETRILSEIPFTKLNGDREYRIPNTSNICFKGIDAETLLLDLDQKGICASGGSACTTGSLKPSKVLTAMGLSPLDAKSSVRFSLGRHNTEEEIQFAVDEIIKSVEKIRKTMPKS, encoded by the coding sequence ATGCGGTTGATATACTTAGATAATAATGCGACTACTCCTGTTGACCCTGAAGTGCTTAAGGAGATGGTTCCTTTTTTCTCCGTTTACTACGGGAATCCCTCAAGTCCTCATCGGCTTGGACAAGAAGCTAAGCAATACGTGAAAAAAGCAAGAAATGCTATTGCTCGGTTCTTGTGTTGCCAAGAGGAGGAGATTGTTTTTACCAGTTGTGGGACAGAATCTAACAATGCAGCCATTCTTTCGGCTCTTCGAACCACAGGTAAAAAAAGAATTGTCACAACCTCTACCGAACATTCAGCCATTCAGGAGTTATGTTTAGATCTGGAAAAAAGGGGAGTGGAGATAGACAAAATGGCTGTAAATTCCCTAGGATTAATTGATCTTGAGGAGCTGGAAAAAAAGATTAATGAGCATACAGCTATCGTATCGGTGATGTGGGCTAACAATGAAACAGGGGTAATATTCCCTGTAGAACAGATTGCCAAAATTTGTAAAGAAAGAGGGGTCCTCTTTCATACCGATGCGGTACAGGCTATAGGAAAAATCCCTATCGATCTTTCTCAAGTACCAATCGATTTTCTCTCGTTAACCGGACATAAATTCTATGCACCTAAAGGCATCGGCGTTTTGTTTGTCCGTAAAGGCAGTCCTTTTGAACCCCTAATTCGCGGAGGATCCCAGGAAATGCGTCGCAGAGCGGGGACTGAAAATGTTCCATCTATTGTGGGTATGGGTAAAGCGATTGCAATTCTTTCTCAAAGAATGGATGAAGAAAATAAAAGAATACGCGCGCTGCGCGATCTTTTAGAAACGCGGATTTTAAGTGAGATTCCCTTCACAAAACTCAATGGGGATAGAGAGTATAGGATTCCCAATACATCGAACATCTGTTTTAAGGGGATTGATGCAGAAACCCTTCTTCTTGACCTGGATCAGAAAGGTATCTGCGCTTCGGGAGGATCGGCTTGTACAACAGGTTCATTAAAACCTTCAAAAGTGCTTACGGCAATGGGATTAAGTCCATTAGATGCAAAATCAAGCGTTCGGTTTTCTCTAGGAAGACATAATACAGAAGAAGAAATACAGTTTGCGGTAGATGAAATTATTAAATCGGTAGAAAAAATAAGAAAAACGATGCCCAAATCCTAG